Below is a genomic region from Spartinivicinus marinus.
ACTTCCCGCAGGCCAACATCACCAGCCATATCTTGTAATTCACAATTGCCATTACTAGGGCAGGTGAGGCAGTCGAGGGGGTGGTCAGAGATATACAGCTCCATCACGTTACGGCGTAATGTGGCAAGTTTTTGCGTTTGGGTATTGACCACCATGCCTTCAGTGACAGGTGTTGTACAAGAGGCAGGGTAACCTCGGCGGCCTTCAACTTCTACAGCACATAAACGGCAGGAGCCGAATGCATCTAACGAATCAGTCGCGCATAATTTGGGGATATTAATATCGACTTCTGCTGCGGCTCTTAACACCGAAGTACCTTCAGGCACAGTCACAGAAACACCATCAATTACCAAATTAACTTGTTTGCCTGATAATTTTGGGGGAGTGCCATAATCTTTATTGGGGTCGAAATATTCTAACATGCTCAGCAGCCTCCTGTTTTAGTATTAGTCGGCTGAAAATCTTCAGGGAAGTGGTTAAGTGCGCTCATTACTGGGTAAGGGGTCATGCCCCCCATAGCACAGAGTGAGGCGTGGGTCATGGTGTCGCATAAATCAGTCAGCAATACCGTATTGGCCTGGGTATTGTCTCCTGCGCGAATTTTATCGATAACTTCTACACCACGGGTGGAGCCTATTCGGCAAGGTGTACATTTGCCGCAGGACTCCTCTACACAAAACTCCATGGCAAAGCGGGCTTGTTCCAACATATCAACCCTGTCATCAAACACGACAATACCACCATGGCCAACCATAGCGTCGATTTGCATAAATGCTTCGTAATCTAGCGGGGTATCCCACTGATGCTCAGGCAAATAGGCACCTAACGGCCCACCGACTTGTACCGCTTTTATCGGGCGCCCGGTTAAGGTGCCTGCACCGTATTCTTCCAATAATTCACGCAAACTGATACCAAAGGCCAGTTCTACCAGGCCACCTTGTTTGATATTACCTGCCAGTTGGAAGGCTAACGTACCGCGAGAGCGACCCATACCAAAATGCTCATAATAAGCAGCCCCTTTCTCTAAAATAATAGGCACAGTCGCGAGGGATAACACATTGTTAACGATGGTAGGCTGACCAAATAAACCTTCGATGGCAGGAATAGGGGGTTTGGCTCTGACTAACCCCCGTTTACCTTCTAAACTTTCCAGCAGCGAGGTTTCTTCGCCACAAATATAAGCACCTGCACCTAAGCGTACTTCTAAATCAAAGCTGAAATCACTGCCTAAAATATGGTTACCTAAATAACCATGTTGATAGGCGACAGCTATCGCCTTATTCAACATTTGGTGGGCATGGGGGTATTCTGAGCGTAAATAGATATAACCTTGGTTAGCGCCAACCGCGATCCCGGCAATGGTCATCCCTTCAATTAACGAAAAAGGGTCCGCTTCCATTACTAGTCTGTCTGCGAAACTGCCAGAGTCGCCTTCATCTGCATTACAAACAATATATTTTTGTGTTGCGGGGGTGTCTAACACGGTTTGCCATTTAATGCCGGTAGGGAAGGCCGCGCCACCGCGGCCGCGTAAACCTGATTGCTTCACTTCATCAATAATGGCTTGCGGGCCAATTTCCAGTGCTTTTTGTAAACCGATAAAACCTTGATGTGTTGTGTAATCTTCAATAGAGGCTGGCTCAATAATGCCTGCACGTTGAAAGGTTAATCGCTGTTGCTTTGCTAAATAAGGGATTTTTTCAGTTAAACCTAAATACAGCGGATGTTGTGGATCACCAGATAAAAAATCACACTCAAATAATGAGGTAATATCTTCCGGTTGAACTGGGCCATAAGCTACTCGTCCATCAGCGGTTGCTACTTCAATTAAAGGCTCTAGCCAAAATAACCCACGGGAGCCATTTCGTACCAGCTGAATATTGGCTTGATATTCTACTGCCAGAGTTTCGATAGTGGCTGCTATCTGATCAGCACCTACTGATAGGGAGGAAGAGTCACAGGGCACAAACACTTTAATAGGGGCTTGCTGACCAGCTGGTTGTGATGTTGCTGTAGTTGCTTGAGTCAATGCTGTCATTGGACCTCCACAGCAACAGTTTGCATTTTATCAACCAGCTGGCTGAATTTGCTGGTTGTCATTCGGCCATGAATATCATCATTCACGCGAATGGATGGTGAACAAGCGCAATTGCCCAAGCAGTAAACAGGTTCTAAAGTAAAGCTGCCATCCAGGGTGGTTTGGTGATAATCAATACCTAACGTTTGCTTAATGGTTTGTTCTAACTGACGGCTACCCATGGCTTGGCAGGCTTCCGCCCGACAAACCTGAATCACAAATTCACCGCAGGGTTTGGACCGGAAGTGATGATAAAAGCTAATCACTCCATGAACATCAGCACGAGATAGATTGAGTTTGTCAGCAATCAGTGGCACGGCATCGGAAGGAATATAGCCCAATTGATCTTGGATGCTGTGTAAAATAGGCAGCAACGCACCGGGCTTGTCTTTTAATGAGTCAATCGACTTTTCAACTAGTTGCCTGTCCCAGCTAGAGTTACCCTGCATTCTGTTCCTCACCTCGGTTAAACCACATTCGTTGGTGTGTACCCATTGATAATCAAGGGCTTTGTTATTGTTGTTCAATCTAGGAAGGGTAAACGGCAACTAGACAAACATGCATAGCCGTTTAAGACATGGCAATAGTTAATTAAGACACTGAATAAGGTCTTTCTGCTTGTGTAAAATACTAGTTGATAATCATTTTCATCTGTGATGGCTTTTAGTGTAGGCCCATATCGTACAAATGTATTAGATAGGTGCAGTATTTATGTTTATGATTTTTATTTTATTAGTCAATTTTTTTTAGTTTGTACCATTCGCTTTGACTGTAGATGATCATTTATTTTCGGAAAATACTCAAGTAATGGGGAGTGATGCAATATATAACTTAAGGTTCATTTAATATAAAATAATTACACTATTGCACCAGATTTATTGGTTGAAAAACATACATTTAGTGAA
It encodes:
- a CDS encoding formate dehydrogenase subunit gamma gives rise to the protein MQGNSSWDRQLVEKSIDSLKDKPGALLPILHSIQDQLGYIPSDAVPLIADKLNLSRADVHGVISFYHHFRSKPCGEFVIQVCRAEACQAMGSRQLEQTIKQTLGIDYHQTTLDGSFTLEPVYCLGNCACSPSIRVNDDIHGRMTTSKFSQLVDKMQTVAVEVQ
- a CDS encoding formate dehydrogenase beta subunit yields the protein MTALTQATTATSQPAGQQAPIKVFVPCDSSSLSVGADQIAATIETLAVEYQANIQLVRNGSRGLFWLEPLIEVATADGRVAYGPVQPEDITSLFECDFLSGDPQHPLYLGLTEKIPYLAKQQRLTFQRAGIIEPASIEDYTTHQGFIGLQKALEIGPQAIIDEVKQSGLRGRGGAAFPTGIKWQTVLDTPATQKYIVCNADEGDSGSFADRLVMEADPFSLIEGMTIAGIAVGANQGYIYLRSEYPHAHQMLNKAIAVAYQHGYLGNHILGSDFSFDLEVRLGAGAYICGEETSLLESLEGKRGLVRAKPPIPAIEGLFGQPTIVNNVLSLATVPIILEKGAAYYEHFGMGRSRGTLAFQLAGNIKQGGLVELAFGISLRELLEEYGAGTLTGRPIKAVQVGGPLGAYLPEHQWDTPLDYEAFMQIDAMVGHGGIVVFDDRVDMLEQARFAMEFCVEESCGKCTPCRIGSTRGVEVIDKIRAGDNTQANTVLLTDLCDTMTHASLCAMGGMTPYPVMSALNHFPEDFQPTNTKTGGC